From Thalassophryne amazonica chromosome 5, fThaAma1.1, whole genome shotgun sequence:
CTCTGAAAGGATCAAGCACATCCTGCACTTTCAAGTTAtgacagcagggttttttttttaaattttttaggaCTTTGACTTTGTGTGATACGTATAAAGACGACCACCATGTTTCATTCTTTGTGGGCAGTGGTCATCACACATACTTGTTCCACATCCACAGGGTCAGTTTTAGAACAGGGTTGAGTCACTGCAAGAGGCTCTGCTGGAATGACCCAACTGCCATACAAACAATATGTTGCAGAAGAGTCACGGTGTTGGACGCCTGGCCCATCTGTTTAGTTCAGTTTCTGTCTGCCTCATGAAATAACAACCATGTCTGAAGCCTGAGCTTCGTCATGTTTCCAGAACTTTCTGGCCGGTGTTTGACGGCCTTGTCTTATTGTAAACCAAAGATACCAGAGCTCCACCAGGATCTTTGTTGTAAACTGAGACTGTTGTCAGGGGCCTTGCCTTAAATCTAAATGTAGCTCATGGGTGACTGAGGGAGTGAGTCTCTTGAAATCTGTAACAGGTGTCTAAGCTTGAGGCTCTGCCTGCCAATGTGTAAGTCCCAGTCCCCCAAATGGACCCAACTTCTCCATACTGAGGCAAATTAATGCTGGACTTGTCAGCTGTCATTTAGACTTTGCTTCACAATTTGTTGATTTATGGCCCTCTGAAATCTCACTGTATGATCTGCcagcatttatttattgattttgcaTCATTAAACCTattatgtctgaagtttatatgcTTTGTAAACTAATGGTTTAGTTTGTCCCTACACCTAGCCCCAATGACAATTAATGAATAACAAATCCGCTCGTTTactatttttttaatacatcacTAGTCCACCTTGTACCTTTAAATTTGCTTTTAATGGTGCAAATcattagcatttaaaaaaaaatacaatacaaaatacCTGAATGAATATTTAgctgaatgaattaaaaaatattttattccaTCCAAGCCAGTGAGTCACCGACAGAGACGGTTGGTTATATTAGAGATTTGGGGATGGAACAGTTGCTTGTctggctggttgccatccaggatccagtgcagttctgtggtgtgttgcatgtggtgatgtgcagcaccagtgcatgctgccaAACTTGACTTGACTTGCCCCCTCCAACAGAAAACTCAAAATGGAAaaacagcatatatatatatatatatatatatatatatatatatatatatatatatatatatatatatatatattccatacTATATGGAAAAGGGACCTTAAGCTAGAACCCGTTGGAAGAAATATCATGCCCATAACATTGGCCAAATTTGGGAAAAAATATACCGCATAACCAGAAAATAAACCGaaaattaaagaatggatagaacatATGGTTGGGGACAGCGTCAAAACTTTTTGTAGGTACTACAAGTTTGCGATGCCAACTCAAACCGCTGTTTAACAGTGCTTTGAAAAGTCTACAACATGTTTGGAACATTTTTCCAGAGCCAGTATCAAAAGGAAGACCCACTGTACACAACCACCTGTTGGACAATTCATGAATGTGCATCCATATGGAAttatgtattttatattttctttAAAGCTTATATCCATCGTGTAGGGACAGAACTTTTCCCGTCAGTAAGATCTCACTGTTCACCATTGTGTTTACAAAActataaattttgacctttgctgAACTGAAAGCAGTGCTACATTCCTTCCACCGTGTCCATAAGCAACGGAATTACAATTTTGCATAGACctaaatatcatgaaaaagtgagCTCGAAATGTACCCCCCAAAATTGAACTTGAATTTATTTGTATAGAAATAATCCCCTAGTGGTGTCTGTTatttaagacatttttttttcatatatggtGAAATGCAAACATAGATGAGAGAACCTTTGTCCCCAACTGGTTTCCTCTCTATAGGATCTTTTCTTTCCCATCATCCGATCATGTTGGGCATTTCGACATAACACTCACCTGACACTTCTACGAAGCCGTCTCTCGTTTTCACGTGTAATTCCTCCGCCGCGAAGCTGTGTACGTTCACGCAAACTTTCCACGGTTCTCCCCCTGTGGTCGTGGGTGAGCTCCTGGAGGAGGGATCGCTGTACCTGCTGGTGTAGAGCGCGGGACCTCCCGTGGACTGACGCGGGGAGAGCCCTGTGCGTAAAGTGCTGGAGAAAGGCGACGGGCTGAGGCGCGTGCTGATCCGGGGGCCCGGCCGAGCCCAGCCCGGCCAGTCCATCGACAGATCGTTGGGGAAAGTCATCCCAAAGTCATCATCCATAAACCGGGTCGCGAGCTGATCCCTGAATGGGGACTGGTCTCTGAACGGAGACTCGCTGAACGGATCCCTCGGAAACCTCTGTCGGCTTCCCATCGTGTAGAAGTCTCCTTCCGCCATGTCCAGCTGAGCggcgattaaataaataaataaataaaaacccggTACAAAGTTACCCAGGAATCAAAAAGTTACTTTCAAAGCAGTACCAGTACTTTTTGTCTACGTCTGATAAAACTTTAGCTCTTTTTGAATACTTTTACGCATCACCGTTACGCACTCCGGTCAACTATTGATCCAGCATAAAAACTGCAAGTAAATCTTCTTAAATTCTAAAGTAAACTGATTTAATccttcctggctgtgtgctttatACCGGACGACGCGACGACACAAAACAAGTGTCTGGAAAGGGCTGGATGGATCTGGAGCGCACCCGCACTGTAAAACAATATCCAAAATCTGCATAACGCAAGGGCTAAAACAGCGGAAAAAAAttttaaacaacaacaataataataataataatagtgttataAAATACGAATACACTTCCTGAGCtgcaaaattaaattaaagacTCAGGATCAACCAAAAGttttggtttgattttttttttcagtgtagtcgCAACAGCTGACCATAGGCCAGCCTCCTTTTTTGACCAAATTAAGTTACTAAGCAGATGTCAGTACAGAGCTGGATCTGCCTCTGCTGGTGACTCACTGGCTTTTTAATAGATAAGAATGGAAGTCAAGcatactgatgtcacagtacggATAAAACAAAACAGCTAAGAAGTCCTTTTTGTCAAAAGGCCTGAGGAGAATCAAAACGAGCCATACATTATTCAGGGAATAACGTTTTATAATAGCTTCTTGTAAACACGCGGTGAGGTCGGTTCAGTTCCCAGGAGACACTTTATTACAACGTGGAGTTCAAGATCAAATGTGAAGCAGTATTCTCCTTCTCATGGAAAACAAGAAAATATGCATAATTCAACACTTAAGCCAGGATCACGATTGCTGTGGCCTCATTATTGGAATTTTAAAATAGCAAAGGAGTCCTTTGATTATTTCCTGCTGGTTTCTTTTCCAGGCACCATTCACCACGGTGAGATGATCAATACTGGGGTCTTGCTACTGGTTTGCAACAAGGAATTCGCAAAGAACATTTCCTCAGAATGTCATTTTGCACACCAAGGTAAACAAAGCAACACTTTTGACATCGGGATTCTGAACATTTTGTGATGATAAAGGTCAACGAAGCCAACGAAAGCAGTAAGCTTATTTCCAGAAGGTGTGCCATGTGCCGTCCAAGCATTCCAGTCCAAAGGTGGCACTGGTGCCAGAATAATCCAGTTAAAAAATACAGTTAAGATACAACCTGTAAGTTTAAAATATAA
This genomic window contains:
- the hspb8 gene encoding LOW QUALITY PROTEIN: heat shock protein beta-8 (The sequence of the model RefSeq protein was modified relative to this genomic sequence to represent the inferred CDS: substituted 1 base at 1 genomic stop codon), whose product is MAEGDFYTMGSRQRFPRDPFSESPFRDQSPFRDQLATRFMDDDFGMTFPNDLSMDWPGWARPGPRISTRLSPSPFSSTLRTGLSPRQSTGGPALYTSRYSDPSSRSSPTTTGGEPWKVCVNVHSFAAEELHVKTRDGFVEVSGKHEEKQEEGGIVTKNFTKKIQXDPIDVDPLTVFASLSPEGVLIIEARQTPPYYLFSSEGSQGGDTQEGEALKYQEAPMV